From a single Okeanomitos corallinicola TIOX110 genomic region:
- a CDS encoding NINE protein — MLTKRKSRSIAAILAFSGTLTISGLHKFYLGQPLWGILYVLLSWTPIPKVASAIEGVWYLAQDEEAFNRNFNFGQSVVKNSSQVNNQVESVANALRELDALRQDGLISEYEFEQKRRQMLDQIS; from the coding sequence ATGTTAACTAAACGTAAAAGTCGGAGTATTGCTGCTATTTTAGCTTTTTCTGGGACGCTCACAATTTCAGGTTTACATAAATTTTACTTAGGACAACCATTGTGGGGAATTTTGTATGTGCTGTTATCTTGGACACCAATTCCCAAGGTAGCTAGTGCTATAGAAGGTGTTTGGTATTTAGCTCAGGATGAAGAAGCTTTTAATAGAAACTTTAATTTTGGTCAGTCTGTGGTCAAAAATTCATCACAGGTAAATAATCAAGTAGAATCTGTTGCTAATGCTTTGCGTGAGTTAGATGCTCTGCGTCAAGATGGCTTAATTTCTGAGTATGAATTCGAGCAAAAACGCCGTCAGATGTTAGACCAAATTTCTTGA
- a CDS encoding DnaJ domain-containing protein, protein MPQKSLPLEIPELLIDPYSILGVSVNADDRQITKRYYVLAKQLHPDNFIINNKPDQGLAEIILTRLVNPAYQQLKLAKKRNDTLDKLKSKASVLSDQVIMSLKDTLHLDIESMSAQEVEFFYEQAITSYASGQYKSLENFHHVTKHINKLNLFYLSFPNNAFLETQTFAYDSTSIVPMPEVKIVDLKFSEEQKESLAEPFNYAQRHYERAIQYQQQAQWSLAVKELRDAIKLEPTNSNYYALLGVVHFQQNFPGMAKVYIRQALKLNPKHELAVKYAQLLNIEIDNTSNPKSIVKALSIASLLGRFLSRKE, encoded by the coding sequence ATGCCGCAAAAATCCTTACCATTAGAAATACCCGAATTACTTATTGATCCCTATTCTATTTTGGGAGTTTCTGTCAATGCTGATGACCGTCAAATTACAAAACGTTATTATGTTTTAGCTAAACAGTTACATCCTGATAACTTTATTATTAATAATAAACCTGATCAAGGGTTAGCAGAAATAATATTAACCCGTTTAGTTAACCCTGCCTATCAACAATTAAAATTGGCAAAAAAACGTAATGATACTTTGGATAAATTGAAGTCAAAAGCATCAGTATTGAGTGATCAAGTTATTATGAGCTTAAAAGATACTCTACACCTTGATATTGAGTCAATGTCTGCACAAGAAGTAGAATTTTTCTATGAACAGGCGATCACATCCTACGCATCAGGACAATATAAGTCCCTTGAAAACTTTCATCATGTCACCAAACATATAAACAAATTAAATTTATTTTACCTATCGTTTCCCAATAATGCTTTTCTAGAAACACAAACTTTCGCCTATGATTCTACTTCCATTGTTCCCATGCCAGAAGTAAAAATAGTTGATCTGAAATTTTCAGAAGAGCAAAAAGAATCTCTCGCTGAACCGTTTAACTATGCTCAACGTCACTATGAGCGAGCTATTCAGTATCAACAGCAAGCACAATGGTCATTAGCTGTCAAAGAACTACGTGATGCTATCAAATTAGAACCAACTAACAGTAATTATTATGCTTTATTAGGAGTAGTACATTTTCAGCAAAACTTTCCAGGTATGGCTAAAGTTTATATTCGTCAAGCCCTAAAATTAAACCCAAAACATGAACTAGCTGTAAAATATGCACAACTCCTCAATATTGAAATTGACAACACATCCAATCCTAAATCAATAGTCAAGGCTTTAAGTATCGCTTCTTTATTAGGTAGATTTTTATCTAGAAAAGAATAA
- a CDS encoding response regulator has product MKILVIEDDQLNAYALSAILTEQNYAVEIANDGDVAWDLIDTYDYDLILLDIMLPKLDGISLCKKIRLSGRQVPILLLTGCDSSKDKAVGLDAGADDYVVKPFDSEELVARVRALLRRGSITLQPILDWGGHLRLDPSSCEVTYYNNLLSLTPKEYALLELLMRNNRRVFSCGMILEHLWSYEDTPGEEAVRTHIKGLRMKLKSVGAPHDLIETVYGIGYRLKPQEEGGNHLDNKEVTKKKLNFKSQQTITAIEKIWQRFQGRVEEQVSIIEEAVNSECDQELHSELWLKAIAQAHTLRGSLGTFGLAYGSELAIKIEKLLKLKLERILTKTEINNLKNSIKLLRQEIENKNQQQSQQLLIEPQQSTQAKILVVDDDPQILELLVALLTPWGLEIIAISDPLEFLSTWQKINPDMLILDIEMPDKNGIELCQIVRNDPQGIQLPILFLTVHNDADTVNKIFSIGADDFVSKPIIGAELVNRIFNRLERVKILKIIAKNDDNKIDYSKNKAQFIDELELRVAERTAELTTVNHQLQAELDERTRTQEALRIYQTRFEGILNIADDAIISIDSSQAIILFNHGAEKIFGYSAPEVLGAKLDLLLPTRFTEKHRHHVTDFGTHSSQARRMGERKEIFGRRQDGSEFPAEASISKLDVGKECVYTVILRDITERKQVEKMKDEFVSVVSHELRTPLTSIHGSLGILASGLLATDSERGKRLLQIATDSTERLVRLINDILDIERIESSQVKMERENCNLEDLIQSAVNIMQPLANQAKIVLSISSLSVKLWADPDRIIQTLTNLLSNAIKFSPDDSTVYLIAEHQENHVLITVKDTGRGIPKDKIDSIFERFQQVDSSDSRNHDGTGLGLAICKSIVQQHGGNIWVESEVNQGSSFYLNLPVYQDHEIDDLEPAVMESTVIYYQNTPLVLVCDDDVIIRSELQQMLEQGGYRVITVDRGEEAIAQAVSQHPDVILLDLLMSGMNGWETMALLKANPETKDIPIVICSVYKASKMDSSSADFVDWLSKPVKENSLLNSLSKVISEPSKKVRILIIEDDHDLADLLVTVFERHNIDTFLAKTGREAIHLSQKVNPDLLILDVILPESDGFTVVDWLKKHNQLCNIPVVVYSAQDLDDSERHRLKLGHTEFLTKGRVTTKEFEEKVMYLLQRMTQNY; this is encoded by the coding sequence ATGAAAATTTTAGTTATTGAGGATGATCAGCTAAATGCCTATGCACTGAGTGCTATTCTGACTGAACAAAATTATGCAGTAGAAATTGCCAATGATGGAGATGTAGCCTGGGATTTAATTGATACCTACGACTATGATCTCATCCTTTTAGATATCATGTTACCAAAGCTAGACGGTATTAGCTTATGTAAAAAAATACGTTTAAGTGGTCGGCAAGTACCAATTTTATTACTAACAGGATGTGATAGTTCAAAAGACAAAGCTGTTGGTCTAGATGCAGGTGCTGATGATTACGTCGTTAAACCCTTTGATTCAGAAGAACTGGTAGCCCGTGTTAGAGCATTATTAAGACGAGGTAGCATTACTTTACAACCCATATTAGATTGGGGTGGGCATTTACGATTAGATCCCAGTAGTTGTGAAGTCACATATTACAACAACCTACTTTCCCTCACACCAAAAGAGTATGCCTTACTAGAACTATTGATGCGAAATAATCGCCGAGTTTTTAGTTGTGGGATGATTTTAGAGCATCTTTGGTCTTACGAAGATACACCAGGCGAAGAAGCAGTGCGTACCCACATTAAAGGTTTACGCATGAAACTAAAATCAGTGGGAGCGCCCCATGATTTAATAGAAACAGTATATGGTATTGGTTATCGTCTTAAACCCCAAGAGGAAGGGGGAAATCATCTAGACAATAAAGAAGTAACCAAAAAAAAGCTGAATTTTAAATCCCAGCAAACTATCACAGCGATTGAGAAAATTTGGCAGAGATTTCAAGGTCGTGTAGAAGAACAAGTTAGCATCATCGAAGAAGCTGTTAACTCAGAATGTGACCAAGAATTACACTCAGAACTTTGGTTAAAAGCCATAGCACAGGCTCATACTCTCAGAGGATCTCTAGGTACTTTTGGCTTGGCTTATGGTTCAGAATTAGCAATAAAAATTGAAAAATTATTAAAATTAAAATTAGAGCGAATTTTAACTAAAACTGAAATAAATAACCTCAAGAATTCGATAAAATTACTACGGCAAGAAATTGAAAATAAAAACCAGCAACAATCTCAGCAGTTATTAATTGAACCACAGCAATCAACTCAAGCAAAAATATTAGTCGTAGATGATGATCCACAAATTCTAGAATTATTAGTAGCATTATTGACTCCTTGGGGATTAGAAATTATTGCTATTAGCGATCCTTTAGAATTTTTGTCAACCTGGCAAAAAATCAATCCAGATATGTTAATTCTGGATATCGAAATGCCAGATAAAAATGGGATTGAGTTATGCCAAATAGTTCGTAATGATCCCCAAGGAATTCAATTACCAATTCTATTTTTAACAGTTCATAATGATGCAGATACAGTAAATAAAATTTTTAGTATTGGTGCTGATGACTTTGTGAGTAAGCCTATAATTGGCGCAGAATTAGTTAACCGAATTTTCAACAGATTAGAACGGGTGAAAATATTAAAAATAATAGCAAAAAATGACGATAATAAAATTGATTATAGCAAAAATAAAGCTCAATTTATAGACGAATTAGAATTAAGAGTTGCTGAACGTACAGCCGAGTTAACTACTGTTAATCATCAATTACAGGCAGAATTAGATGAAAGAACACGTACACAGGAAGCTCTGCGAATTTATCAAACTCGATTTGAAGGCATTTTAAATATTGCAGATGATGCCATTATTTCTATTGATAGTAGTCAAGCTATTATTTTATTTAACCATGGTGCAGAAAAGATTTTTGGTTACTCTGCCCCAGAAGTTTTAGGTGCAAAACTAGATTTATTATTACCGACCCGCTTTACCGAAAAACACCGTCATCATGTTACTGATTTTGGTACACATTCTAGTCAAGCTCGGAGAATGGGAGAAAGAAAAGAAATATTTGGTCGTCGCCAAGATGGTAGTGAATTTCCCGCAGAAGCTTCTATTTCTAAACTAGATGTTGGTAAAGAATGTGTTTACACAGTAATTTTACGTGACATAACTGAGCGTAAACAAGTGGAGAAAATGAAAGATGAGTTTGTTTCTGTAGTTAGTCACGAATTACGCACTCCCCTAACTTCAATTCATGGATCTTTAGGAATCTTAGCTAGTGGTTTGTTAGCAACAGACTCAGAACGGGGTAAACGTTTACTGCAAATTGCCACTGATAGCACAGAAAGATTAGTCAGATTAATTAATGACATTCTTGATATCGAGCGCATCGAGTCTAGTCAGGTGAAAATGGAGCGGGAAAATTGCAATTTGGAGGATTTGATTCAGTCTGCTGTCAATATTATGCAGCCTTTAGCTAATCAGGCTAAAATAGTTTTATCTATTTCTAGTTTATCTGTCAAACTATGGGCTGATCCAGATCGAATTATCCAGACTTTAACTAATTTGTTGAGTAATGCTATTAAGTTCTCTCCAGATGATTCTACAGTTTATTTAATAGCAGAACATCAAGAAAATCATGTTTTAATCACAGTTAAAGATACTGGGAGGGGAATACCAAAAGATAAAATAGATAGTATTTTTGAAAGATTTCAACAAGTTGATTCTTCGGATTCACGTAATCATGATGGTACAGGTTTAGGTTTAGCTATTTGTAAAAGTATTGTACAGCAGCATGGTGGCAACATTTGGGTGGAAAGTGAGGTTAATCAAGGTAGTAGCTTTTATTTGAATTTGCCTGTTTACCAGGATCATGAAATAGATGATTTAGAACCTGCTGTGATGGAATCAACAGTAATTTATTATCAAAATACGCCCTTAGTTTTAGTCTGTGATGATGATGTAATTATTCGCAGTGAATTACAACAAATGCTAGAACAAGGCGGCTATAGAGTAATCACAGTAGATCGAGGTGAAGAGGCGATCGCACAAGCAGTTTCTCAACATCCAGATGTAATTTTACTTGATTTACTCATGTCAGGAATGAATGGTTGGGAAACTATGGCACTATTAAAAGCAAATCCTGAAACTAAGGATATCCCAATTGTAATTTGTAGTGTCTACAAAGCCAGCAAAATGGATTCATCTAGTGCTGATTTTGTAGATTGGTTAAGTAAGCCAGTCAAAGAAAATAGTCTTTTAAATTCTTTGAGTAAAGTCATATCTGAACCATCTAAAAAAGTGAGAATTCTGATTATTGAAGATGATCATGATCTCGCAGATTTGTTAGTCACGGTATTTGAAAGACATAACATTGATACTTTTCTTGCTAAAACTGGCAGAGAAGCTATTCATCTCAGTCAAAAAGTTAATCCTGATTTACTCATTCTTGATGTGATTTTACCAGAAAGTGATGGTTTTACAGTTGTAGATTGGTTGAAAAAACATAATCAACTTTGTAATATTCCTGTAGTTGTTTATTCTGCTCAAGATTTAGATGATTCAGAACGCCATCGTCTAAAATTAGGACACACAGAATTTTTAACAAAAGGAAGAGTTACAACTAAGGAATTTGAAGAAAAGGTAATGTACTTATTGCAAAGAATGACTCAAAATTATTAA